The window CGAACGAGCCGAAGGTGTCGTCGATCGCCGCGGCGAGCTCGCCCTCGGGCGTCTGGGTGTCGGGGGTCAGGTTCGTCCAGAACACCGTGTGGTTGACGTGACCGCCCAGGTTGAAGGCGAGGTCCTTCTCCAGCTTGTTGACGTTCGCCAGGTTGTCGGATGCGCGGGCCTCGGCCAGCGCGGCGAGGGCCGTGTTGGCGCCAGCCACGTAGGTCGCGTGGTGCTTGTCGTGGTGGAGCTGCATGATCTTGCCGCTGATGTGGGGCTCGAGCGCAGCGTAGTCGTACGGCAGCTCAGGCAGAGTGTACTCAGCCATTGATGATCTCCTCGTGATAGAGGCCGCCGGCCAGATGAGCGGCGGCTGTGAGTGACCTGATCAGTCTATTCCTGCTCCGCCGGTCGCGGTGGCGGCACCCAGCGATCGTTCACCTGGGGCCGTCTGACCGATCGCGCCGGGAAGTTCCGAGCGGGTCCGGATGCCCAGCTTGCGGTACACCCGCAGCAGATGGGTCTCGACGGTGCGCACCGAGAGCACGAGCGCCTCGGAGATCTCCCGGTTGCTCAGGCCGGAGGCCGCGAGGACGGCGAGCTCCCGCTCCCGTCCGGACAGGGGCGAGCGGCTGTGGCCTTCGAGGAACGGAGACTCCGTGAGATCGCAGATCTCGAGCTCTTGATCGACCCGCCGGGAAGCCGCGGCGGCCTCCCGTTCCGGACCGTGCCGGGTGCGGAGCTTCTCACAGCGTGAGAAGAGCTCTGCGGCATGGAGATGGAAGCCGGCCCGGGCCGTTCGCTCGCCGGCGTCGGAGAGTTCATCCGCGACGGACCGCGCCCTGGCGTCGGCCCTCTCCACGGTCGACGAGGTGCCCGTCAGGCGCTCGTAGCGGGCCAGGGCCCGAGCCGCGACGACGAGCGATGCGGAGTTCTCCCCCTGCACCAGGGCGGCCAGTGCCTCGATCCGAGGCAGGACCACGGTGGCGCTGCCTGCGCGTGCGGCCTCGGCCCACGGAAGCATGGCGGCACCGAAGTGGCCCAGCTCCTCGTAGGCTTCCGCCGCTGCGACGAAGTGCCTGGCCGCTTCGTCGCAGTCGCCCGCGACGGCGGCCTCCCATCCACGGGCCTGGTGCTCCGTCGGCGCCACCACGAAGGGGTGGCCGGCCGGTGCTTGCGTCGACCCGGTGGCAGCGCCGTCTGAACGTGCCGATGCGCCTGTCAGTGCCTCGGCGATCCGGACCTCAGCGCTCGACAGCCCCGTCCCGATGTTCATCCCGGCCCGTGTCATGAGCTCCTGGGCGGCGAGGA of the Herbiconiux flava genome contains:
- a CDS encoding superoxide dismutase translates to MAEYTLPELPYDYAALEPHISGKIMQLHHDKHHATYVAGANTALAALAEARASDNLANVNKLEKDLAFNLGGHVNHTVFWTNLTPDTQTPEGELAAAIDDTFGSFEKFQAHFTAVALGVQGSGWAVLGWDVVGQQLTVFQLFDQQGNVPFGVVPLFMLDVWEHAYYLDYLNVRADYIKAVWNIANWSNVAARFEAARTKTEGLLVLS